The Verrucomicrobiota bacterium genomic interval CAGCGCCTGGATCGATTCTTTGGAGGGCTTTCAGAACTCCGCGCCTTTCGCTCCAAGGATTCTCGCTTCGTTTGATGAATTCGATCAGCGCAGGCACGATTGGTTTGGCGGCAGGACCGATTTCAACCAGGATTTGCAGCGCAAGATTGAGGTGGAACTTGTCCGAGAGGTCCTTTCGCGATTGAAGCAGGTCCTTAACGATTGGCCATATGGGATCGAGGTTTTGGTCGATCCTCCAAATCGAGCGCGCGGCGATGAGACGATCCGAGGGATCCACAGACGCCAAGAGCTGCCGAAGTTTGGGGAGCGCTTTGGTTGCAGAAGGCCCGACGTCACCCAAAAACCAGGCGGCCGCATCTGGCGAGAGAATGCCATAGGAGGCTACTTCAGACCTCGTAAAGCTTGGGACTTGGAGCTGCCACGAGCCTCCCGCGTCTGATCCGCCCCGGTCGAATTCCTCCAACAGAATCGGCAAGGCAAGACGAGAATCACGTTCGATGTTTGCTATCACAACCGCAGCGAGTACTCGCTCAACACCAATCCTGGTTTTGCGGACATTTAAGAGATCGGTCAGTGCAGGCCGCGCTAAAGGTCCGAGTTGTCTTAGGGTGTCCAGAGCCAGGACGCGGAAACGCGGGTCCTCATGCTCCAGGAAAGGAACCAGGCTTGGGACAGCCGCGCCCGCGCCCGCCCCAATCCGGTTCAACGCATAAAGCGAATTGGCGTGAAATTCTGGGTCCTTCAGCGCCCGCACGATCGCGGGCACTCCTTCGCTGGCCGTTGGGCCAATGTAGCCCAGCGCTGTAATTGGGTTGAATGGCTTTCCTTGCGGGTGGCTCTCGAGGTAGCGCGCGAGGGCAGGGACAGCGTTCTTTGCTGCTGGCCCCATTTGACCTAGACGTAGCGCAGCATTATCGGTGATCACTACGTCTGGATCATTGAGGAGATTGACCAAAACCTTCAAAGCCTCCGGTGAGTCTGCACCGACGAAACTCAGGGCTGACATGGCCGAGCAACGGACATAGACATCGTTCGCGTGCTGGGCGATGTGCATCAGACCGGGAATGGCCTCCCTGCCGTCGGCACCCAGTTCGATAAGCCATTGTACCGCCGTTCCACGAGCACCTACTACGTCGTATGGTTGCAGCGACGAAATCTTTTT includes:
- a CDS encoding HEAT repeat domain-containing protein yields the protein METESSPPQIPAQAAQAQKARRLLLRVVFLFLLINGVILYRVLQEPKPTYNGLTVAGWCKRINLGPLEPQVVNAFGPGAASLLVEVVDAKRSLLKRGWSAIWRRIPDALRKKISSLQPYDVVGARGTAVQWLIELGADGREAIPGLMHIAQHANDVYVRCSAMSALSFVGADSPEALKVLVNLLNDPDVVITDNAALRLGQMGPAAKNAVPALARYLESHPQGKPFNPITALGYIGPTASEGVPAIVRALKDPEFHANSLYALNRIGAGAGAAVPSLVPFLEHEDPRFRVLALDTLRQLGPLARPALTDLLNVRKTRIGVERVLAAVVIANIERDSRLALPILLEEFDRGGSDAGGSWQLQVPSFTRSEVASYGILSPDAAAWFLGDVGPSATKALPKLRQLLASVDPSDRLIAARSIWRIDQNLDPIWPIVKDLLQSRKDLSDKFHLNLALQILVEIGPAAKPIVPALIEFIKRSENPWSERRGVLKALQRIDPGAAAKVSLR